TGCGCCTGGTGCCCGGTCGCGACGCGTTTCACGTCCGCGTCCGGGGCGCTGTCCGGCCGCGGCAGGCGCTTGAGCTTGCGGCTCTCGTCCGTGACCAGCCACACGCCGGCGCAGTCGGCCAGGTTCTCCCGCTCGATGAGCCCGACCAGCGCCTCCACGACCTCCCGGCCGCGCAGCGACGCCGACACGCTGCGGCTCACCTCGTCCAGGAACGCCGACCGCTGCCGCTGCAGCTCGACCTCGGCGTGCAGGGCCAGCAGGCCCGCGTTGGTCTGTTCCAGCTCCGACTGGTGCAGCCGCAGCTCACGCTCCTGCCGCGCGATGGTCTCGCGCAGCTCGCGGAGCAGGTCCTCGGTGGTGGCTTTCGTCACCGTCCACCACCTCCCGACACGACGACCACGCACGCGTCGTCCCGGCCGCGGCCACGTTGCCCCAGGATCCAGCCCGCGACGGTGGCCGGGTCGTGGGTGAACAGGCCGGGCCAGTCGGTGTTGCTCCACTTGTCCGAAATCCCGTCGGAGTGCAGGACCAGCCAGCTGCGGGAGGACCACGAGTACGCGGAGTCCGACGGCCGCGGCCGCGCGGCGACGCCGACGATGCCGTGCCGCGACACGATGCGTTGCACGGGCCCGTCCTGGTCCGCGTAGAACCGGGTGGACACGTTGCCCACCCCGCAGAACCGCATGCGCCCCTCCGCCGGACTCAGCTGCGCGACGGCCACGGTCGCGCCGCGGGTGGAGGCGAGGGACGGCTGCATCAGCTCCAGGATACGGGCCGGTCGCAGCTCGGGGTGCGCCGCGACGGTGGAGATCGCCGCGTCACTGGCCCGCGCCGCCAGCCGGCCATGGCCCAGACCGTCACTCACCGCGATGGTCACGCTATCGTCCGTGGTTTCCGCCGTCCAGCGGTCGCCGCATTCCGCTTCACCCGGTGCGGTGAGAATCGCGCTGCCGATCCGCAGGCCACCGGGCAGCGGCGACGGGCCGGCGTGCCAGCGCGCGAGCACGGAAGTGCCCTGGCCACGCCTGCTGTAGACGTCGAACACGTCCGCGGCGCGGCGCACCGCGCCGAGGCCGCCGCCCAGCGTGCCGGTGGTCGAGTAGCCGTCGCGCATGCTGTCCTCGATCCGGCCGATCCCCGGACCGCAGTCGACGGCGACCACGTCCAGCCTGCCCAGCGCGGGCACCACGCTGAACACCCCGCGCCCGGCGTGTTTGAGCAGGTTGGAGGCCAGTTCGGTGGCGGCGAGCGACACCAGGTGGACCCGCTCCAGCGGCAGCCCGGCGCGGGTCGCGGCCGACGCGGCGACGACCCGTGCGCGGC
The window above is part of the Amycolatopsis thermoflava N1165 genome. Proteins encoded here:
- a CDS encoding SpoIIE family protein phosphatase codes for the protein MTRDDLIVTEPSHVGRARVVAASAATRAGLPLERVHLVSLAATELASNLLKHAGRGVFSVVPALGRLDVVAVDCGPGIGRIEDSMRDGYSTTGTLGGGLGAVRRAADVFDVYSRRGQGTSVLARWHAGPSPLPGGLRIGSAILTAPGEAECGDRWTAETTDDSVTIAVSDGLGHGRLAARASDAAISTVAAHPELRPARILELMQPSLASTRGATVAVAQLSPAEGRMRFCGVGNVSTRFYADQDGPVQRIVSRHGIVGVAARPRPSDSAYSWSSRSWLVLHSDGISDKWSNTDWPGLFTHDPATVAGWILGQRGRGRDDACVVVVSGGGGR